The Pyrus communis chromosome 9, drPyrComm1.1, whole genome shotgun sequence genome has a segment encoding these proteins:
- the LOC137745426 gene encoding uncharacterized protein isoform X2: MAYVPPHRRHLKESERPLPTPELLAPQFKKNLNDKQYIKSNVDWSGKIVYAANSTHRWCAIPLDDENQFPSFVNLEPVALESAEQIIGKNRVALINTSLNNGSEVKWNLPRSPWESITENVLEDLLSAFKDMRNEIKSAKCKEVYPTLVAKVGKVLFRRSPSVNMESIRKNLCTEIPKQWRQLFYTNTPVSYKEKIVNEVVPKIGVDFEDEEDVYEVQLFDSTKPDLPFSCKCRVMEEHGKLQPYKIKLSPVRNMVMDISCTTKNLDLRLMLCTKKLVTDLTDDEMQSITDLINSAILDPNVKGGLRWPLGKESSGDRYKVDRVWHVIANTYRNSSLTLKVKHADRFDFGTLTGEASWWTSLGLENVLSKLQEENVEASTISEILKEDMQLIWENFLSCEPFLT; the protein is encoded by the exons ATGGCTTACGTTCCACCACACAGGCGGCACTTGAAGGAATCGGAGAGGCCGTTGCCAACTCCAGAGCTGCTTGCTCCTCAATTCAAGAAAAACTTAAATGACAAGCAATATATTAAGTCTAATGTGGATTGGAGTGGAAAAATAGTTTATGCAGCCAATTCTACTCATAGATGGTGCGCCATCCCTTTGGATGACGAGAACCAGTTTCCATCTTTTGTTAATCTTGAGCCCGTTGCCTTGGAGTCTGCTGAGCAGATAATTGGAAAAAATCGTGTAGCTCTGATCAATACTAGTCTAAATAATG GCAGTGAGGTGAAATGGAATTTGCCAAGGAGCCCTTGGGAATCTATAACAGAAAATGTGCTGGAAGACTTGCTTTCTGCATTTAAAGACATGAGGAATGAAATCAAGTCTGCAAAGTGCAAAGAAGTATATCCAACTTTGGTTGCCAAGGTGGGGAAAGTACTCTTTCGCAG GAGCCCTTCAGTTAACATGGAATCCATTAGAAAAAATTTGTGTACTGAAATCCCGAAACAATGGAGGCAATTATTTTACACAAACACTCCTGTTTCATATAAGGAAAAGATTGTGAACGAAGTTGTCCCGAAAATTGGAGTTGATTtcgaagatgaagaagatgtaTACGAAGTACAG TTGTTTGATTCTACGAAGCCAGATTTACCTTTCTCCTGCAAATGTCGGGTAATGGAAGAACATGGAAAGCTGCAACCCTACAAG ATCAAATTGAGTCCAGTGCGTAACATGGTTATGGACATTTCATGCACTACTAAGAATCTGGACCTGAGGTTAATGCTATGCACGAAGAAACTCGTAACTGATCTGACT GATGATGAGATGCAAAGCATTACGGATCTGATTAATTCTGCAATTCTAGATCCAAATGTGAAGGGTGGATTGAGATGGCCCCTGGGGAAGGAGTCTTCTGGAGATAGATACAAAGTTGATAGGGTTTGGCATGTAATAGCTAATACGTATAGAAATTCATCACTGACTCTGAAAGTGAAACACGCTGATCGATTTGATTTTGGAACCTTAACTGGAGAAGCTTCTTGGTGGACAAGTCTGGGGCTGGAAAACGTCTTGTCAAAGTTACAG gAAGAGAATGTCGAAGCCAGCACAATTTCTGAGATACTCAAGGAAGATATGCAGTTGATATGGGAAAACTTCTTGAGCTGTGAACCTTTTCTAACATGA
- the LOC137746199 gene encoding uncharacterized protein: protein MACNSSSSSSSIPLPTLPDVSTYLTIKLDPTNYPLWQAQMLTLLRSRNLTSCVDGTSKCPPAFLKDDEGNFTDTVNPEFDAWIQQDAMVMSWIKSSVHPTVLGALFGKTSSHSAWTCLRDRYDLQSTGRLLQLRSELRNTHRGDFSIAEFHGRVNCLAETLSLSGAPVSESDIVAIVLNNVGPAYESTVASAQARDEAISYSALEALLSSAERSQTMDAVFSDDTGPTALAAARGGCPGTSASSRMAYIPPHKQHSKESERTLLTPELLASQLKKNLNVNPCNMSSVDGTGRIVYADHPTHRWCAVALDDENQFPSSVNLEPVTSESAEPKIGNKFLALTNTSIDNEGGEEKSNLPRSPGASIAENVLEDLVSSFERVRNEMKCAKLTDVNPTLVARVGKVLFHRVPSVNIESIRKKLCPEILKRWRRLFYPYVPVSYKERIVNEVVPQIGVDFEEEEDIYELQLSDSTSPDPTLSCKCRVMKEHGTLQLYEIKLKPVRNMVMDISCTTKNLDLRLMLCTKKLVTDLADDEMQSIMDLVNSAILDPDVKGGLRWPLGKESSGDKYKVLRVWHVRANTYRNSSLRLKVKHYDRFDFRTLTGEASWVTSLVLENVVSKLQEENVEVSSIYEMLKENMQFIWDNFLSCDSFLT from the exons atggcGTGTAATTCTTccagctcctcctcctccattcCTCTCCCTACCCTACCTGATGTTTCCACCTACCTTACGATTAAACTTGACCCTACCAATTACCCACTCTGGCAAGCCCAGATGCTTACCTTGCTTCGTAGCAGGAATCTCACCTCCTGTGTTGATGGCACTAGCAAATGTCCTCCTGCCTTTCTCAAAGATGATGAGGGCAATTTTACTGATACTGTGAATCCGGAGTTTGACGCTTGGATTCAACAAGATGCTATGGTTATGTCCTGGATCAAGAGCTCTGTTCATCCCACTGTGTTGGGTGCCCTATTCGGGAAAACCAGTTCTCATTCTGCATGGACCTGTCTGCGCGACCGCTATGATTTGCAGTCCACTGGCCGTCTTCTTCAACTTCGCAGTGAGCTGAGGAACACCCACCGTGGCGATTTCTCCATTGCTGAGTTTCACGGTCGTGTCAATTGCCTTGCTGAGACTCTCTCCTTATCCGGTGCTCCTGTTTCTGAGTCAGATATTGTTGCCATTGTTCTCAACAATGTTGGTCCTGCATATGAAAGCACCGTGGCTTCTGCACAGGCTCGTGATGAAGCCATATCTTACAGTGCTTTGGAGGCCCTTCTGAGCAGCGCTGAGCGCAGTCAAACGATGGATGCTGTCTTCTCTGATGATACTGGACCTACTGCTCTTGCTGCTGCTCGTGGCGGTTGTCCTG GCACAAGTGCTAGTTCTAGAATGGCTTACATTCCACCACACAAGCAGCACTCGAAGGAATCGGAGAGGACATTGCTGACACCAGAGCTGCTTGCTTCACAATTGAAGAAAAACTTAAATGTCAATCCATGTAACATGTCTAGTGTGGATGGGACTGGAAGAATAGTTTATGCAGACCATCCTACACATAGATGGTGTGCCGTTGCTTTGGATGACGAGAACCAATTTCCATCTTCTGTTAATCTTGAACCTGTTACCTCGGAGTCTGCTGAGCCGAAAATTGGAAATAAATTTCTAGCTTTGACCAATACTAGTATAGATAACG AAGGCGGTGAAGAGAAATCGAATTTGCCAAGGAGCCCTGGGGCATCTATAGCAGAAAATGTGCTGGAAGACTTAGTTTCTTCTTTCGAACGCGTGAGGAATGAAATGAAGTGTGCAAAGCTGACAGACGTAAATCCTACTTTGGTTGCTAGAGTGGGCAAAGTACTTTTTCATAG GGTCCCTTCAGTTAACATCGAATCCATCAGAAAAAAATTGTGTCCTGAAATCTTGAAACGATGGAGGCGATTGTTTTACCCATATGTTCCTGTTTCATATAAGGAAAGGATTGTGAATGAAGTTGTCCCACAAATTGGAGTTGAttttgaagaggaggaagataTATACGAATTACAG TTGTCTGATTCTACGAGTCCAGATCCAACTCTCTCCTGCAAATGTCGGGTAATGAAAGAACATGGAACGCTACAACTCTACGAG ATCAAATTGAAACCAGTGCGTAACATGGTAATGGACATTTCATGCACTACTAAGAATCTGGACCTGAGACTAATGCTGTGCACGAAGAAACTCGTAACTGATCTGGCT GATGATGAGATGCAAAGCATTATGGATCTCGTTAATTCTGCGATTCTAGATCCAGATGTGAAGGGTGGATTGAGATGGCCCCTGGGGAAGGAGTCTTCTGGAGATAAATACAAAGTTCTTAGGGTTTGGCACGTAAGAGCTAATACGTATAGAAATTCATCGCTGAGATTGAAAGTAAAACACTATGACCGATTTGATTTTAGAACCTTAACCGGGGAAGCTTCTTGGGTGACAAGTCTGGTGCTGGAAAACGTAGTGTCAAAGTTACAG GAAGAAAATGTCGAAGTCAGCTCGATTTATGAGATGCTTAAGGAAAATATGCAGTTTATATGGGATAACTTCTTGAGCTGTGATAGTTTTTTAACATGA
- the LOC137745426 gene encoding uncharacterized protein isoform X1: MAYVPPHRRHLKESERPLPTPELLAPQFKKNLNDKQYIKSNVDWSGKIVYAANSTHRWCAIPLDDENQFPSFVNLEPVALESAEQIIGKNRVALINTSLNNEGSEVKWNLPRSPWESITENVLEDLLSAFKDMRNEIKSAKCKEVYPTLVAKVGKVLFRRSPSVNMESIRKNLCTEIPKQWRQLFYTNTPVSYKEKIVNEVVPKIGVDFEDEEDVYEVQLFDSTKPDLPFSCKCRVMEEHGKLQPYKIKLSPVRNMVMDISCTTKNLDLRLMLCTKKLVTDLTDDEMQSITDLINSAILDPNVKGGLRWPLGKESSGDRYKVDRVWHVIANTYRNSSLTLKVKHADRFDFGTLTGEASWWTSLGLENVLSKLQEENVEASTISEILKEDMQLIWENFLSCEPFLT, encoded by the exons ATGGCTTACGTTCCACCACACAGGCGGCACTTGAAGGAATCGGAGAGGCCGTTGCCAACTCCAGAGCTGCTTGCTCCTCAATTCAAGAAAAACTTAAATGACAAGCAATATATTAAGTCTAATGTGGATTGGAGTGGAAAAATAGTTTATGCAGCCAATTCTACTCATAGATGGTGCGCCATCCCTTTGGATGACGAGAACCAGTTTCCATCTTTTGTTAATCTTGAGCCCGTTGCCTTGGAGTCTGCTGAGCAGATAATTGGAAAAAATCGTGTAGCTCTGATCAATACTAGTCTAAATAATG AAGGCAGTGAGGTGAAATGGAATTTGCCAAGGAGCCCTTGGGAATCTATAACAGAAAATGTGCTGGAAGACTTGCTTTCTGCATTTAAAGACATGAGGAATGAAATCAAGTCTGCAAAGTGCAAAGAAGTATATCCAACTTTGGTTGCCAAGGTGGGGAAAGTACTCTTTCGCAG GAGCCCTTCAGTTAACATGGAATCCATTAGAAAAAATTTGTGTACTGAAATCCCGAAACAATGGAGGCAATTATTTTACACAAACACTCCTGTTTCATATAAGGAAAAGATTGTGAACGAAGTTGTCCCGAAAATTGGAGTTGATTtcgaagatgaagaagatgtaTACGAAGTACAG TTGTTTGATTCTACGAAGCCAGATTTACCTTTCTCCTGCAAATGTCGGGTAATGGAAGAACATGGAAAGCTGCAACCCTACAAG ATCAAATTGAGTCCAGTGCGTAACATGGTTATGGACATTTCATGCACTACTAAGAATCTGGACCTGAGGTTAATGCTATGCACGAAGAAACTCGTAACTGATCTGACT GATGATGAGATGCAAAGCATTACGGATCTGATTAATTCTGCAATTCTAGATCCAAATGTGAAGGGTGGATTGAGATGGCCCCTGGGGAAGGAGTCTTCTGGAGATAGATACAAAGTTGATAGGGTTTGGCATGTAATAGCTAATACGTATAGAAATTCATCACTGACTCTGAAAGTGAAACACGCTGATCGATTTGATTTTGGAACCTTAACTGGAGAAGCTTCTTGGTGGACAAGTCTGGGGCTGGAAAACGTCTTGTCAAAGTTACAG gAAGAGAATGTCGAAGCCAGCACAATTTCTGAGATACTCAAGGAAGATATGCAGTTGATATGGGAAAACTTCTTGAGCTGTGAACCTTTTCTAACATGA
- the LOC137745377 gene encoding uncharacterized protein, with translation MVTNISCLNKNLDLRLMLCTKIVTAFADDEMQSIRDVISLAIQDSNVKGGLRWPLGKAFSGGRYKVVVIWHTITTTYENPSLKLKLRHANRFDFTTSAGETGWEVRLFLQMLISKLQEENVEVGLISDMLQENMKLIWDDFLCCEPFPT, from the exons ATGGTCACGAACATATCATGCCTTAATAAGAATTTGGACCTCAGACTCATGCTATGCACGAAGATCGTAACAGCTTTCGCT GATGATGAGATGCAAAGCATTAGGGATGTAATTAGTTTGGCGATTCAGGATTCAAATGTGAAGGGAGGCTTGAGATGGCCCCTAGGGAAGGCGTTTTCTGGAGGCCGGTATAAGGTAGTTGTAATTTGGCATACAATTACCACTACTTATGAAAATCCATCTCTAAAACTGAAGTTAAGGCATGCAAATCGCTTCGATTTTACCACCTCAGCTGGTGAGACTGGTTGGGAGGTCAGGCTGTTTCTGCAAATGCTCATTTCAAAGTTACAG GAAGAGAATGTTGAAGTCGGCTTGATTTCTGATATGCTGCAGGAAAATATGAAGTTGATATGGGACGACTTCTTATGCTGCGAACCTTTTCCAACATGA